Proteins encoded within one genomic window of Amorphoplanes friuliensis DSM 7358:
- a CDS encoding amidohydrolase family protein encodes MRIDCHQHLWPARFVDALRRRDSYPYLRDWTLHLAGEAPYSVVAADHDVDARRARELADGSGRVLVSLSSPLGIEYLPGDEGAELVALWHASALELGDPFGVWAAAQVLDPDPEGLAKVLREDRVAGLQLPATALADPAAIEHLAPLLQEAERADKPLLVHPGPAPADTADVPAWWPALVPYVSQQHRAWLAWHVAGRRQHPRLRIAFVALAGLAPLHHERLAARGGALGPLDPFVYYETSSYGTRAIDALVRVVGVDPIVHGSDRPYAQPCDPGLGDAFTRALFTTNPRHLLTGEPR; translated from the coding sequence ATGCGGATCGACTGCCACCAGCACCTGTGGCCGGCCCGGTTCGTCGACGCGCTCCGCCGCCGCGACAGCTACCCCTACCTGCGGGACTGGACGCTGCACCTGGCGGGCGAGGCGCCGTACTCCGTCGTCGCGGCCGACCACGACGTCGACGCCCGGCGGGCGCGAGAGCTCGCCGACGGCAGCGGCCGGGTGCTCGTCTCGCTGTCCAGCCCGCTCGGCATCGAGTACCTGCCCGGTGACGAGGGCGCCGAGCTGGTCGCGCTCTGGCACGCGAGCGCCCTGGAGCTGGGCGACCCGTTCGGCGTCTGGGCCGCGGCGCAGGTCCTCGACCCGGACCCGGAGGGCCTGGCCAAGGTGCTGCGGGAGGACCGCGTCGCCGGCCTGCAGCTGCCCGCCACCGCGCTGGCCGACCCGGCCGCGATCGAGCACCTCGCGCCACTGCTGCAGGAGGCCGAACGCGCGGACAAGCCCCTGCTCGTGCACCCGGGACCGGCACCGGCCGACACCGCGGACGTCCCGGCGTGGTGGCCGGCGCTCGTGCCGTACGTGTCCCAGCAGCACCGGGCCTGGCTGGCGTGGCACGTCGCCGGGCGGCGGCAGCACCCGCGGCTGCGCATCGCCTTCGTGGCCCTGGCCGGTCTCGCGCCGCTGCACCACGAACGCCTCGCCGCCCGGGGTGGTGCGCTCGGACCGCTGGATCCGTTCGTCTACTACGAGACCTCGTCCTACGGCACCCGGGCGATCGACGCGCTGGTCCGGGTCGTGGGCGTCGACCCGATCGTGCACGGCTCCGACCGGCCCTACGCGCAGCCGTGCGACCCGGGGCTCGGTGACGCCTTCACCCGGGCCCTGTTCACCACCAATCCCCGCCACCTGCTGACTGGAGAACCGCGATGA
- a CDS encoding SDR family oxidoreductase: MNVLVTGGSSGLGAAVVDAVAKAGGTPYVIDRQAPADGVDWVECDLADTRAAEAATRTVIERAGSLDGVVTAAGMDVPGALADIPAETWERIVTIDLFATAAVIRAALPALVESHGTAVTVASTLGVKAVGDATAYCAAKFGVVGFTRSLAAELAGKVGVTLIVPGGMRTKFFDDRDEQYKPGPDAILNDPANVAAAIMFALNQPAGCAVRELVVAAETETSYP, encoded by the coding sequence ATGAACGTGCTCGTCACCGGAGGATCGAGCGGTCTGGGTGCCGCCGTCGTCGACGCCGTCGCGAAGGCCGGCGGAACCCCGTACGTCATCGACCGGCAGGCCCCCGCGGACGGCGTCGACTGGGTCGAGTGCGATCTGGCCGACACCCGGGCCGCCGAGGCTGCCACGCGTACCGTGATCGAGCGGGCCGGAAGCCTGGACGGCGTGGTCACCGCGGCCGGGATGGACGTGCCCGGCGCGCTCGCCGACATCCCCGCCGAGACGTGGGAACGGATCGTCACCATCGACCTGTTCGCGACCGCGGCCGTGATCCGGGCCGCGCTGCCCGCGCTGGTCGAGTCGCACGGCACCGCCGTCACCGTCGCCTCGACGCTGGGTGTCAAGGCGGTCGGTGACGCCACCGCCTACTGCGCCGCGAAGTTCGGCGTGGTGGGCTTCACGCGCTCGCTGGCCGCGGAACTCGCCGGGAAGGTCGGCGTGACGCTGATCGTGCCGGGCGGCATGCGGACGAAGTTCTTCGACGACCGCGACGAGCAGTACAAGCCCGGACCGGACGCCATCCTCAACGACCCCGCCAACGTCGCCGCGGCCATCATGTTCGCGCTCAACCAGCCCGCCGGCTGCGCTGTCCGTGAGCTGGTCGTCGCGGCCGAGACGGAGACCTCGTACCCGTGA
- a CDS encoding LacI family DNA-binding transcriptional regulator → MPQPRRTLQDLATTAGLSLAATSYALRGVRGSPATIERVRALAEELGYTVDPIARALASGRTGSVGVSGSLRDLWQQDLSVLLTRALRRRGKYATIADADADPEQERLIVEQFAAQRVDGALVSPVDPSAGYWRLLGPEVAVVSIGDALTGRPGSGSVVFDNQHGVETALTHLAGLGHRRVGLLAPSLPSTPAAPPGSSPAASPPTWAST, encoded by the coding sequence ATGCCCCAACCGCGGCGGACCCTGCAGGACCTGGCGACCACCGCGGGACTGTCGCTGGCAGCCACCTCCTACGCCCTGCGCGGCGTGCGGGGATCCCCGGCCACCATCGAGCGGGTCCGGGCCCTGGCCGAGGAGCTCGGCTACACCGTCGACCCCATCGCCCGCGCGCTGGCCAGCGGGCGTACGGGCTCGGTCGGTGTCAGTGGCTCGCTCCGGGACCTGTGGCAGCAGGACCTCTCCGTGCTGCTGACCCGTGCCCTGCGCCGGCGGGGGAAGTACGCGACGATCGCCGACGCCGATGCCGACCCCGAGCAGGAACGCCTGATCGTCGAGCAGTTCGCCGCCCAGCGTGTCGACGGCGCCCTGGTGTCACCGGTCGACCCGTCGGCCGGGTACTGGCGGCTGCTCGGCCCGGAGGTCGCCGTGGTCTCCATCGGCGACGCCCTGACCGGCCGGCCCGGCTCGGGCAGTGTCGTCTTCGACAACCAGCACGGCGTCGAGACGGCCCTGACGCACCTGGCCGGGCTCGGCCACCGGCGGGTGGGACTGCTCGCCCCGTCGCTGCCCTCCACCCCGGCCGCCCCGCCCGGGTCCTCGCCGGCCGCATCGCCACCGACCTGGGCATCGACCTGA
- a CDS encoding glycosyltransferase family 9 protein — MILVLRALGVGDLATAVPALRAVQRAARPGERVALAAPAWLSPLVELVGGLDLVPTAGLTGVTWDLPAPRLAVNLHGCGPESHRLLASAHPGVLWAFANAGAGHPGGPAWSEEDHEVHRWCRLTGHYGAPADPADLALTVPSPVAATGLTIVHPGAKSPTRRWPARRYAEVARSLVARGHDVVVTGSDDEAAAATWIAGEAGLAPGAVLAGRTGVGELAALVAHARLVISGDTGIAHLASAYATPSVVLFGPMSPGRWGPPPRAYHRAIWHGTRAEPGDAPGPDPHPALLRITAREVLEAADAAVSLRCP; from the coding sequence GTGATCCTGGTCCTGCGTGCCCTCGGGGTCGGCGACCTGGCCACCGCGGTCCCGGCCCTGCGGGCGGTCCAGCGGGCGGCGCGGCCGGGCGAACGTGTCGCCCTGGCCGCGCCGGCCTGGCTCTCCCCGCTGGTCGAGCTGGTCGGCGGTCTCGACCTCGTGCCCACCGCCGGTCTCACCGGCGTGACCTGGGACCTCCCGGCTCCCCGGCTCGCGGTCAACCTCCACGGCTGCGGCCCCGAGTCGCACCGGTTGCTGGCGTCCGCGCACCCCGGCGTGCTGTGGGCCTTCGCGAACGCCGGGGCCGGCCACCCCGGCGGCCCGGCCTGGTCGGAGGAGGACCACGAGGTGCACCGGTGGTGCCGGCTGACCGGGCACTACGGCGCCCCTGCCGACCCGGCGGACCTGGCGCTCACCGTGCCGTCGCCGGTGGCCGCGACCGGGCTGACCATCGTTCACCCCGGCGCGAAGTCACCCACCCGTCGCTGGCCGGCCCGCCGGTACGCCGAAGTGGCACGAAGTCTCGTCGCCCGCGGTCACGACGTGGTCGTCACCGGCTCGGACGACGAAGCCGCGGCCGCCACGTGGATCGCCGGGGAAGCCGGGCTGGCACCCGGTGCTGTGCTCGCCGGACGCACGGGTGTCGGCGAGCTGGCCGCGCTCGTCGCCCACGCCCGCCTCGTGATCAGCGGCGACACCGGCATCGCCCACCTGGCTTCCGCGTACGCGACACCGTCGGTCGTCCTGTTCGGGCCGATGTCGCCGGGCCGGTGGGGGCCGCCGCCGCGTGCGTACCATCGGGCGATCTGGCACGGCACCCGGGCCGAGCCGGGCGACGCGCCCGGACCGGATCCCCACCCGGCCCTGCTCCGGATCACGGCCCGCGAGGTGCTGGAGGCAGCGGACGCCGCGGTCAGCCTTCGCTGTCCATGA
- a CDS encoding glycosyltransferase: MRIAMISEHASPLAALGGTDAGGQNAHVAELCATLADQGHEVQVYTRRDDPRTPERVEADGYTVVHVPAGPATVLPKDELLPHMGTFGAWLAADWDDNGPPDVAHAHFWMSGLAAVTATRDTPVPVVQTFHALGSVKRRHQGSADTSPPRRIAYERQLGRIVDRIVVQCQDEIQELLLLGVPRSRMTLIPSGVNTSRFRPDGPAETRTARRRILSVGRLVERKGFADLIRAMRFVGDAELVIVGGDPGEPYARDLRALAADCGVGDRVRLVPAVPAQEMPRWYRSADVLAATPWYEPFGLTPLEAMACGIPVVATAVGGLTDTVVDGITGDLVPSHDPRALGLTLRRLLADDLRRQGYAAAAADRAGHSYSWRRVATQLTALYTDVAGLPVAGEPTREAVS; encoded by the coding sequence GTGCGCATAGCGATGATCTCCGAACACGCCAGCCCGCTGGCCGCCCTGGGCGGCACCGACGCGGGCGGCCAGAACGCCCACGTCGCCGAACTGTGCGCCACCCTCGCGGACCAGGGTCACGAGGTGCAGGTCTACACCCGCCGCGACGATCCCCGCACCCCGGAACGTGTGGAGGCGGACGGGTACACGGTCGTCCACGTGCCGGCCGGGCCCGCGACGGTGCTCCCCAAGGACGAGTTGCTGCCGCACATGGGCACGTTCGGGGCCTGGCTCGCCGCCGACTGGGACGACAACGGCCCGCCGGACGTGGCTCACGCGCACTTCTGGATGAGCGGGCTGGCCGCCGTCACCGCCACCCGTGACACCCCGGTGCCGGTGGTGCAGACGTTCCACGCCCTCGGCTCCGTGAAACGAAGGCACCAGGGCAGCGCCGACACGAGCCCGCCGCGGCGGATCGCGTACGAGCGGCAGCTGGGCCGCATCGTCGACCGGATCGTGGTGCAGTGCCAGGACGAGATCCAGGAGCTGCTGCTGCTCGGTGTCCCCCGTTCCCGGATGACGCTGATCCCCTCGGGGGTGAACACCAGCCGTTTCCGTCCCGACGGGCCGGCCGAGACGCGTACCGCCCGTCGGCGGATCCTCAGCGTGGGCCGGCTCGTGGAGCGCAAGGGCTTCGCCGATCTGATCCGGGCGATGCGGTTCGTCGGGGACGCCGAGCTGGTGATCGTCGGTGGTGACCCCGGCGAGCCGTACGCCCGGGACCTGCGCGCCCTCGCAGCCGACTGCGGTGTCGGCGACCGGGTCCGGCTGGTCCCCGCGGTCCCGGCACAGGAGATGCCCCGGTGGTACAGGTCCGCCGACGTGCTCGCCGCCACCCCCTGGTACGAGCCGTTCGGCCTGACGCCGCTGGAGGCGATGGCGTGCGGGATACCGGTCGTGGCCACCGCCGTGGGCGGGCTCACCGACACCGTCGTCGACGGCATCACCGGCGATCTGGTGCCCAGCCACGATCCGCGGGCCCTGGGCCTGACCCTGCGGCGGCTGCTCGCCGACGACCTGCGGCGGCAGGGTTACGCGGCCGCCGCCGCCGACCGGGCGGGCCACTCGTACTCGTGGCGGCGAGTCGCCACTCAGCTCACCGCGCTCTACACCGATGTCGCCGGTCTCCCCGTGGCCGGCGAACCGACCCGTGAGGCTGTTTCATGA
- a CDS encoding substrate-binding domain-containing protein codes for MIDAPAATTDAVAVAAELLAVGDRPTAVFCLSDSLAFAVYRAAREAGLRIPADLSVIGYDDHQLAVLVDPGLTTLAWDEDAIVEGAVSQLTGLLDGSPADLPPFRPELVVRGSTTVPQRRRATG; via the coding sequence GTGATCGACGCGCCCGCGGCGACGACCGACGCCGTGGCGGTGGCCGCCGAGCTGCTGGCGGTCGGGGACCGGCCGACCGCGGTGTTCTGCCTCAGCGACTCGCTGGCGTTCGCGGTCTACCGGGCCGCCCGCGAGGCCGGCCTGCGGATCCCGGCGGACCTGTCGGTCATCGGGTACGACGATCACCAGCTCGCAGTGCTGGTCGACCCGGGCCTGACCACGCTGGCCTGGGACGAGGACGCCATCGTGGAGGGTGCGGTCAGTCAGCTCACCGGACTGCTGGACGGCTCGCCCGCCGACCTGCCACCGTTCCGCCCCGAGCTCGTCGTCCGCGGCTCCACCACCGTGCCGCAGCGCCGGAGAGCAACCGGTTAA
- a CDS encoding D-sedoheptulose-7-phosphate isomerase: MTDTFSPLDSHLDALASALDPYRATARQLARWGRELAWHLGRGGRLLVAGNGGSAAEAQHLAAELVGRLRDERIPLSAIALTPDSSAVTAIANDYGFEEVFARQVRAHGRRGDILLVLSTSGRSPNLVAAVKAARETGVRTWAMVGAGHSPLAAVSEEALCCPSDDSQVVQELHLVSVHVLCEYVDRELPAVLGKVPESLEVLT, from the coding sequence ATGACCGATACGTTCTCTCCGCTGGACAGTCATCTGGACGCGCTGGCGTCGGCCCTGGACCCGTACCGTGCCACCGCCCGGCAGCTCGCCCGCTGGGGTCGCGAGCTGGCCTGGCATCTCGGCCGGGGCGGACGGCTGCTCGTCGCCGGCAACGGCGGCAGCGCGGCCGAGGCCCAGCATCTGGCGGCCGAGCTGGTCGGGCGTCTGCGCGACGAGCGCATCCCGCTCTCCGCGATCGCTCTCACCCCGGATTCCTCCGCGGTCACGGCCATTGCCAACGACTACGGCTTCGAGGAGGTCTTCGCCCGCCAGGTCCGCGCGCACGGCCGCCGCGGCGACATCCTGCTCGTGCTCTCCACCAGCGGCCGCAGCCCGAACCTGGTCGCCGCGGTGAAGGCCGCCCGGGAGACCGGCGTACGGACCTGGGCGATGGTCGGCGCCGGGCACAGCCCCCTGGCCGCCGTCTCCGAGGAGGCGCTGTGCTGCCCGTCGGACGACAGCCAGGTGGTGCAGGAGCTCCACCTGGTCTCGGTGCACGTCCTCTGCGAGTACGTCGACCGGGAGCTGCCGGCCGTCCTGGGAAAAGTTCCGGAGTCCCTGGAGGTGCTGACGTGA
- a CDS encoding cysteine dioxygenase, translating into MTMAVGTALPALPGRVLSPRELQLWVAELATRTEVWEPLTGHDPARRHYASLYRDSDIDVWVLSWKVEDDTGWHDHDVSSGAVAVTRGAVTESNPRMGGDPVTRVVPAGRSFAFGPDHIHRMGGAVDGSVSIHAYSPPLWRMGQYSISPAGVLRRHAVSYADELRPLEAVADE; encoded by the coding sequence ATGACGATGGCCGTCGGCACGGCCCTGCCGGCCCTGCCGGGACGTGTGCTCAGCCCCCGGGAGCTGCAGCTCTGGGTGGCCGAGCTGGCGACACGGACCGAGGTGTGGGAGCCGCTCACCGGCCACGACCCGGCCCGCCGGCACTACGCCTCCCTGTACCGCGACAGCGACATCGACGTCTGGGTGCTCAGCTGGAAGGTCGAGGACGACACGGGCTGGCACGACCACGACGTGTCCTCGGGTGCCGTGGCGGTGACCCGCGGCGCGGTCACCGAGTCCAACCCGCGCATGGGCGGCGACCCCGTCACGCGGGTCGTGCCCGCCGGGCGCTCGTTCGCCTTCGGCCCCGACCACATCCACCGGATGGGCGGCGCGGTCGACGGCTCGGTGTCGATCCACGCGTACTCGCCGCCGCTGTGGCGGATGGGCCAGTACTCGATCAGTCCCGCCGGGGTGCTGCGCCGCCACGCGGTCAGCTACGCCGACGAGCTACGCCCCCTGGAAGCCGTCGCCGACGAGTAG
- a CDS encoding PfkB family carbohydrate kinase, producing the protein MSRKLLVVVGDTLLDRDVDGHVRRVAPDAPAPVLDEDSRHDRAGGAGLAAVLAAAGGEHDVALITALAGDAGGARLSELLTAAGIEVYALDLPGATPEKVRLRAGGQVLLRLDRGGAPSPPSGDLPQAARDVLARASAILVSDYGRGVARHPQLRAALEQASAPVVWDPHPNGPAPVPGVRLVTPNEAEVRKLADDAGEGSALSTAQRAGHLLRTRWRAGAVAVTCGSRGAVLCHAGPTPLVVPAPSTADGDTCGAGDRFAAGAALALADGALVSEAVQQAVAGATAFVAAGGLAAAARSGPEPAPGGLGRPVDEVLAEVRARNGIVVATGGCFDLLHVGHLATLRAARSLGDCLIVCLNSDDSVRRLKGPDRPLNAERDRSRILEALDCVDAVVVFDEPTPEAVLTWLRPDVWVKGGDYADGGPGLPEAEIVHRWGGQTVIVPYLDGRSTTRTIAAARGRTEGKV; encoded by the coding sequence GTGAGCCGCAAACTGCTGGTCGTGGTCGGCGACACGCTGCTGGACCGCGACGTCGACGGCCACGTGCGCCGGGTCGCCCCGGACGCACCCGCACCGGTGCTCGACGAGGACAGCCGCCACGACCGGGCGGGCGGCGCCGGTCTGGCCGCGGTGCTCGCCGCCGCCGGTGGTGAGCACGACGTCGCCCTGATCACCGCCCTGGCCGGGGACGCGGGTGGCGCGCGGCTCAGCGAGCTGCTCACCGCGGCCGGCATCGAGGTCTACGCCCTGGACCTGCCCGGCGCCACCCCGGAGAAGGTACGGCTGCGCGCCGGCGGCCAGGTCCTGTTGCGACTCGACCGTGGCGGCGCACCGTCCCCACCGTCCGGTGACCTGCCGCAGGCCGCCCGCGACGTGCTGGCCCGCGCCTCGGCCATCCTGGTCAGCGATTACGGCCGTGGCGTCGCCCGGCACCCGCAACTGCGGGCCGCGCTGGAACAGGCGTCCGCACCCGTGGTCTGGGACCCGCACCCGAACGGGCCGGCGCCGGTCCCGGGTGTCCGGCTCGTCACCCCGAACGAGGCCGAGGTGCGCAAGCTCGCCGACGACGCCGGTGAGGGCTCGGCGCTGAGCACCGCCCAGCGGGCCGGCCACCTGCTGCGTACGCGGTGGCGGGCCGGTGCTGTGGCGGTCACCTGCGGCTCGCGCGGTGCGGTGCTGTGTCATGCCGGACCGACCCCGCTGGTGGTGCCGGCCCCGTCCACCGCCGACGGCGACACCTGCGGCGCGGGCGACCGTTTTGCTGCCGGTGCTGCACTCGCGCTGGCGGACGGCGCCCTGGTGTCCGAGGCGGTTCAGCAAGCGGTTGCCGGTGCCACCGCCTTCGTGGCCGCGGGTGGCCTGGCCGCGGCGGCGAGGTCCGGGCCCGAGCCGGCCCCGGGTGGTCTCGGCCGCCCGGTCGACGAGGTGCTCGCCGAGGTACGGGCGCGCAACGGCATCGTGGTCGCCACCGGCGGCTGCTTCGACCTGCTGCACGTCGGCCACCTCGCCACGCTCCGCGCCGCCCGCAGCCTCGGCGACTGCCTGATCGTCTGCCTCAACTCCGACGACTCGGTGCGCAGGCTCAAAGGCCCCGACCGGCCCCTGAACGCCGAACGGGACCGCAGCCGGATCCTCGAGGCACTCGACTGCGTCGACGCCGTCGTGGTGTTCGACGAGCCGACCCCGGAAGCCGTGCTCACCTGGCTGCGCCCCGACGTCTGGGTCAAGGGCGGCGACTACGCCGACGGCGGTCCCGGCCTGCCCGAGGCGGAGATCGTGCACCGCTGGGGCGGCCAGACCGTGATCGTGCCGTACCTGGACGGCCGTTCCACCACCAGGACGATCGCCGCCGCGCGCGGCAGGACGGAAGGAAAAGTATGA
- a CDS encoding GAF and ANTAR domain-containing protein: protein MAILPPGAQDSPGPLHDRLVGLAGMPDSAASVEIDLIVIAQLVASRVKAVDYASVTSRRGGAYATVATSSDVALAVDAAQYADDAGPCLEALDGGYPAAVPDIATTITWPGFRDAAVGMGLASSLSIPLVAGSGRTVAALNLYSHDPDAMAALTTSVWSAYDSDPPVNALDTIGEGGTELVAGLTAALEVRAVIQRGLGTIMGIDRCGADVAYRTLCTLAEASGDTLFAASARLLMDSEG, encoded by the coding sequence GTGGCGATCTTGCCACCTGGAGCCCAGGATTCCCCCGGGCCGTTGCACGACCGGCTGGTCGGGCTGGCCGGCATGCCGGACAGTGCGGCGTCGGTCGAGATCGATCTCATCGTTATCGCGCAGCTCGTGGCGAGCCGGGTCAAGGCCGTCGACTACGCCTCGGTCACCAGCCGGCGCGGCGGTGCCTATGCCACGGTCGCGACCAGCAGTGACGTCGCGCTGGCCGTCGACGCCGCCCAGTACGCCGACGATGCCGGTCCCTGCCTCGAGGCCCTGGACGGCGGTTATCCCGCGGCGGTGCCGGACATCGCCACGACGATCACCTGGCCGGGGTTCCGCGACGCCGCGGTCGGCATGGGACTGGCCTCGTCGCTGTCGATCCCGCTGGTGGCCGGGTCCGGCCGGACCGTCGCCGCACTGAACCTCTACAGCCACGACCCCGATGCCATGGCGGCCTTGACGACGTCCGTGTGGTCGGCCTACGACAGCGATCCGCCCGTGAACGCCCTCGACACGATCGGGGAGGGCGGGACCGAACTGGTCGCCGGTCTGACGGCCGCGCTGGAGGTGCGGGCGGTGATCCAGCGGGGGCTCGGCACGATCATGGGGATCGACCGGTGCGGCGCCGACGTGGCCTACCGGACGTTGTGCACGCTGGCCGAGGCGAGCGGCGACACGCTGTTCGCCGCCTCGGCGCGGCTCCTCATGGACAGCGAAGGCTGA